Genomic window (Bacillus pumilus):
TTCATAATAAGATAAACAGAGAGCCTGATTATTCATAGGAGTCGATAAACATGAAATCAATCTTTTATACATTTATATGGGCCATCCTCTCTACTTTTTTCTCGCTTGTGATTTTAACCGTCAGTATTGGGGTTTTTCATCATCATGCTGGATTATCGATACTGTACGCGATGATTGGGTGGGGTGTGATGTTTGCAGGGAGCAGATGGGTTACTTTTCAATTGTTTTTAAAGAAACACGGACTGTCTCGTAGTGATTATGTATATATCAAACAGCATCTAAAAGAAGCAGGGCAAAAACTTGTGCGTTTAAAGAAAGCTTTATTTGCTGTGAAAAACGTACAAACGATTAAATCTAATTATGAAGTTCTTCGGCTTGCACGACGAATCTATACGATAACAAAAAAAGAGCCAAACCGATTTTATGATGCACAGCGTTTTTATTTCGAAAGCTTAGATTCTGTCGTTGAATTAACTGAGAAATATGCACTTTTGTATAATCAGCCTAATCGTAGTCATGAGCTGGAGATGACATTAAGCCAAACCCGGGTGACATTGACAGAGCTGCAAAAGCAATTGACGAATGATTTGCAGCAAGTTCTAGGAAGAGACATAGAAGCCCTTCATATTGAGCTTGAAGTAGCAGATAAAATGATGAAGAAATAGATGAAAGGAGTCACACTCGATGAAACCAGAAGATCACGTCATACCATCAACTGCCTCCACTACAGATCTTCAGTTTCGGGTGTTTGATACCTTATCTGATGAGGAGAAACAAAAAGCCGTGCAGCGTGCTAAGCAGATTCCTGACAATCCGCAAAAACTTCTTTTCTATGGTACACGTGTGCAGGAACGATTATTGGAACAGTCACAACAGATGATGAAATATGTTGAGAAGAAAGATATCGATCAAATAGGAGATGTGCTTGAAGCCTTTTTGCAGCAGCTGGATGTCGTGGAGCCTGAGGATTTACTGCCAAAGAAGCAGGGCTTTTTTTTGAAATTGTTTCAACGAAATAAGCGATCTACTCAGGAGATCCTATCACGTTTTCAACATGCAAAATCACAGATCGAGAGATTGTCAGCAAGGCTTCGTTATGCAAGAGGTGTATTAATCTCGGATCATATGTTATTAGAGCGTTTATTTGAAGAAAATCAAACTTATTTTCAAGAGATGACGATGCAGGTTGCGGCGGTTGAAGCGAAGATGACCACTTTAGAGCAGAAAGAAACGCAGCATTCTGGTCATCAGACGATAGAAGAGCAATTGATGAGTCAAGAGGTCAATGAAGATGAGTATGTGGAGAGGCTTAAGGAACGAAAGTATGATCTTTTGTTAAGCCGGCAAATTGCTTTGCAATGTAATGCTCAAATTCGGATGATCCAGCATACGAATCATACATTGGCGAATCACATTCAATCAACTGTTTCCGCATCTATTCCTCTATGGATCAACCAAATGTCGATTGCGTTAACGCATATTCAGCAGCGAGCCAATTCAGCTCTTGAGAAACGAATCCAAAAAACATATGAAAATGTATCGAAGCAGCAGGGGCAGATTCTTGAAGAGGCATCTTTAGCCCCTATAGATAAGTTAAAAATGGTTCAACGTCAATTAGCTGAAACATTACAGGAAACGTTACAGGTGAAGGAGCATGGAAGCCAAGAGCGGGCTCAATTGAAAAGCAGTATGTATGAAGCAGAGCAGCAGCTGGCAAATCAACCAATAAAGGAATGAGAATCCATCTTTCAGTTCACTTGTTTGAACGTTATAATAGACTTAAGATATCGTTAAAGTGAAAAGGGTCGATTTGTTTGAGAACACCTTTATATACAGCATTAGTACAGCATGCAGAAAAGAAACCTTATTCTTTTCACGTTCCAGGACATCACAATGGAGATGTCTTTTTTGATGAGGCACGTTCTTACTATGCTTCAATCCTTCAGCTGGACGTGACGGAGCTTGAAGGTCTAGATGATCTCCATCACCCGACTGGTGTGATTCAAGAGGCAGAGGATTTATTGGCAAAGCTTTATGGTTCAGATCAAAGCTTTTTCCTTGTGAATGGTACAACAGTCGGAAATCTGGCGATGGTGATGGCATCATGCCGCACGGGAGATGAGATTTTAGTCCAAAGAAATTGCCATAAGTCTGTCTTTCATGCGATTGAGCTTGCAGGAGCAACGCCTATTTTGATAGAAGCAGAAATAGACAAACATTTGCACGTTCCAACACATGTGACGGATGAAACAGTCAAAAAAGCCATAGCAAGACATCCTAATTGTCGGGCAATCGTTTTGACTTATCCGAATTACTACGGACATGCAGCTGATTTATCGAAGCTGATTCACATGTGCCATGAAGCAGGTATGATTGTTTTGGTTGATGAGGCACATGGTGCGCATTTTGTATTAGGCGGTGCCTTTCCTCCATCTGCTCTTTCCTATGGAGCGGACGTGGTGGTACAATCAGCACATAAAACTCTCCCGGCCATGACGATGGGTTCCTATCTTCATCTTCAAGGGGATCGAATCGATGCGAAGCGTTTGAAAACATTGCTCACAATGCTTCAAAGTAGCTCACCGTCTTATCCAATTATGGCCTCATTAGATGTAGCAAGAGCTTATGTCGAGGAGATGAAGGAAAAAGGGACATTACGTGGAATCATGGAAGAGCTGACAGAGGTGAAAGATCAGTTCAACTGCCTGACTCATCTTGAAGTGTTTGAACCTGACTCGCTACATTCCGACCCTTTAAAATGCGTCATTCGATCAACAAAAGGACTGACTGGTTACGAACTAAAGCAGGTGCTTGAATCAGTGGATGTTCATCCAGAGCTTGCGGACGAACATCAGGTTTTACTTGTACTTAGCTTAGAACAGGGGAAGAACGTTCCTTTCAAGCGGATCGAGCAGGCCCTTCAGCAAAGTGATTCATTGCTCAAAGGAAAAAATCAGTTTCAAAATGAGATGATCCCTATTGAGACTGATGAGAAAAATCAAGACATAGAAGCTGTCCCGTTTGAACAAGCAGCAGGTAGGTTGAGTGCGGAATCGATTATTCCCTATCCACCTGGGATTCCTTTGATGATTAAGGGAGAACGTATTGAATTAGAACAAATTGAGGCGTTAAGCCGTTTGCTTGGTCACAAGGTTCATGTGCAAGCAAGTCAGGTGATTCATCAGAGAAAATTATATGTTTATATAGAAGAGGAGACACTATGAGTGGTATGTTTATTACGTTTGAAGGGCCAGAGGGTGCCGGAAAAACGACAGTGATTCAAAAAGTGTACGAAGAAATGGAACGCCAAGGATATGCAGTCATGGCGACACGAGAGCCGGGCGGCATTGAGATTGCTGAACAGATTCGTGAAGTCATTTTAAATGAAAAGAACACAAAGATGGATGCGAAAACAGAGGCATTGCTGTATGCTGCAGCAAGAAGGCAGCATCTTGCTGAAAAGGTAGAACCGGCATTGCAGCGCGGGAAGATTGTTTTATGTGATCGTTTTGTCGATAGCTCCCTTGCTTATCAAGGCTATGCGAGAGGGCTTGGAATGGAAGAAGTAAAATCAATTAACGACTTTGCTATTAATGGCACGATGCCGCAAATGACTGTTTACTTTTCCATTACACCTGAGGAAGGGCTAAAGCGGATTGACGCCAATCAAGGAAGGGAAAAGAATCGATTAGACATGGAGACGCTGAATTTCCACCAGCTGGTCAGAGAGGGCTATGAACTGCTTATTGCACAATCACCAGAACGATTTCGTATAGTGGATGCGTCTCAGCCGATGCAGGACGTCTATGAAGAAGTACTTCAATTGATTCAGGACACATTAAAGAAAAATCAAATATGACCTCATTCCCAATCGTTGTTATAATATAGAGGAAGACATCGGCATGTCACCTGTGCCTAAAACAAAGGAGGCCAATCAAATGAAATTAATTGTTGCCGTTGTACAGGACCAAGATAGTAGCAAGTTGTTAAAAATATTGACTGAACATCATTTCGGCGTAACAAAATTAGCTTCAACTGGTGGGTTTTTAAAGTCTGGGAATACGACTTTTATCATTGGTTGTGATGATGCCCGAGTGGATAAAGCATTACAGCTTATAAAAGAAAATTGCCGTAAACGTGATCAAATGATTGCACCTGTATCTCCAATGGGTGGTAATGCAGATTCATACGTACCATACCCTGTTGAGGTTGAAGTTGGTGGAGCTACTGTCTTTATTCTGCCAGTTGAACAATTTCATCAATTTTAAGGATGGGTTGCTGTGAAAATTAATCAAGATATGCGGCTGCTTTTAGAAAAACGTGAACTTCAAGCCATTAAAGGAAGCCAAACATCTGGGTCTTTTAAAGCTTCGATGGAAACGCAAAGCGGCAAAATGCGCTTAGAGCAGCTCACGGTTATGCTGAGTGATATCGAAGTGTTCGGTAAAAAGCTGACAAAGTCACGAAACCTAAAGGACTTGGCCAGGTTTAAAGGACTGGTGAAGCGCTTTGTGAAAGAGACAGTCGATAATGGATTAAATATAGAAACATCAAGAAGCTTTGACATTTATGGCAACACGCGTACACTCGCTTTAGTCAAAGCAATAGATGAAAAGCTGGTTGAATTAACAGAGGATATGATGAATCAAGAGAAACCATCTCTTGATTTGCTCGAACGAATTGGAGAAATAAAAGGTTTATTGATTAACCTTTACACATAGAGAGTGATAACATGGCTATTAGCTGGGATGACATGAATGATTTGCAGCCGCGCGTCATGCGGCTGATTTTTAATAGTATTGATAAAGACCGACTTGCGCATGCCTACTTATTTGAAGGAAAAAAGGGAACAGGAAAGCTGGATGCTGCGATGCTTTTGGCGAAGAGCTTTTTTTGCTTGGAAGCAGGAGTGAAACCATGTGAATCCTGTCAAAACTGCAAAAGGATTGAATCAGGAAACCATCCTGACTTACATCTCGTGCAACCTGATGGTCAATCAATTAAGAAAGCACAAGTGCAGGCATTGCAGGAGGAGTTTACAAAGGCCGGTGTGGAATCTCACCGAAAAATGTATATCATTCTTCATGCGGACAAAATGACAGTCAATGCCGCGAACAGTTTATTGAAGTTCCTAGAGGAGCCTAACCGGGAAACGATGGCAATTTTAATCACTGAGCAATCGCATAAAATGCTGGATACAATTATTTCAAGATGTCAGATGCTTAGCTTTCAGCCGCTGCAGCCACAATCCTTGGAGCAACAGCTATTACAAGAGGGCGTATCTCAGCATCTGGCCAGGCTTTTGTCGAATTTAACGAATAATTTAGCAGAAGCACTCGAATTAAGTCGAAATGATCAGTTTGCAGAGTCTAGAGCGAAAGTGATAAAATTGTATGAAGTCTTACACCAGCGAAAAGAACATGCATTTTTTTATATACAAGATCAATGGATGCCTTTTTTCAAAGAGAAAGACCTTCAAGAAACAGGTCTGGATATGCTTTTATTTATATATCGTGATGTATTGTCGATTCAAATAGGAAATGAAGATAAAGTCATTTATCAAGACTTATTCCAGACAATGAAGCAGCATGCGCTGCATTCCACACAGCAGATGGTGACGAACCAGATCCTTGCTGTATTAGAAGCGAAAAAGAGACTTCAATCCAACGTGAATGCCCAAGGGCTGATGGAGCAATTGGTGTTGATGTTGCAGGAGGGATAAGCTTGTACAACGTAATTGGTGTTCGCTTTAAAAAAGCGGGCAAAATCTATTATTTCGATCCTAATGGATTTCATATAGAAAATGATAGTTGTGTGATTGTAGAGACAGTCAGAGGGGTGGAGTACGGACAGGTGGTCATCGCCAATAAAAAGGTAGATGAACACGATGTGGTTCTTCCTCTGCGTAAGGTCATTCGTGT
Coding sequences:
- a CDS encoding 5-bromo-4-chloroindolyl phosphate hydrolysis family protein, which gives rise to MKSIFYTFIWAILSTFFSLVILTVSIGVFHHHAGLSILYAMIGWGVMFAGSRWVTFQLFLKKHGLSRSDYVYIKQHLKEAGQKLVRLKKALFAVKNVQTIKSNYEVLRLARRIYTITKKEPNRFYDAQRFYFESLDSVVELTEKYALLYNQPNRSHELEMTLSQTRVTLTELQKQLTNDLQQVLGRDIEALHIELEVADKMMKK
- a CDS encoding toxic anion resistance protein, which encodes MKPEDHVIPSTASTTDLQFRVFDTLSDEEKQKAVQRAKQIPDNPQKLLFYGTRVQERLLEQSQQMMKYVEKKDIDQIGDVLEAFLQQLDVVEPEDLLPKKQGFFLKLFQRNKRSTQEILSRFQHAKSQIERLSARLRYARGVLISDHMLLERLFEENQTYFQEMTMQVAAVEAKMTTLEQKETQHSGHQTIEEQLMSQEVNEDEYVERLKERKYDLLLSRQIALQCNAQIRMIQHTNHTLANHIQSTVSASIPLWINQMSIALTHIQQRANSALEKRIQKTYENVSKQQGQILEEASLAPIDKLKMVQRQLAETLQETLQVKEHGSQERAQLKSSMYEAEQQLANQPIKE
- a CDS encoding aminotransferase class I/II-fold pyridoxal phosphate-dependent enzyme, which gives rise to MRTPLYTALVQHAEKKPYSFHVPGHHNGDVFFDEARSYYASILQLDVTELEGLDDLHHPTGVIQEAEDLLAKLYGSDQSFFLVNGTTVGNLAMVMASCRTGDEILVQRNCHKSVFHAIELAGATPILIEAEIDKHLHVPTHVTDETVKKAIARHPNCRAIVLTYPNYYGHAADLSKLIHMCHEAGMIVLVDEAHGAHFVLGGAFPPSALSYGADVVVQSAHKTLPAMTMGSYLHLQGDRIDAKRLKTLLTMLQSSSPSYPIMASLDVARAYVEEMKEKGTLRGIMEELTEVKDQFNCLTHLEVFEPDSLHSDPLKCVIRSTKGLTGYELKQVLESVDVHPELADEHQVLLVLSLEQGKNVPFKRIEQALQQSDSLLKGKNQFQNEMIPIETDEKNQDIEAVPFEQAAGRLSAESIIPYPPGIPLMIKGERIELEQIEALSRLLGHKVHVQASQVIHQRKLYVYIEEETL
- the tmk gene encoding dTMP kinase, producing the protein MSGMFITFEGPEGAGKTTVIQKVYEEMERQGYAVMATREPGGIEIAEQIREVILNEKNTKMDAKTEALLYAAARRQHLAEKVEPALQRGKIVLCDRFVDSSLAYQGYARGLGMEEVKSINDFAINGTMPQMTVYFSITPEEGLKRIDANQGREKNRLDMETLNFHQLVREGYELLIAQSPERFRIVDASQPMQDVYEEVLQLIQDTLKKNQI
- a CDS encoding cyclic-di-AMP receptor; this translates as MKLIVAVVQDQDSSKLLKILTEHHFGVTKLASTGGFLKSGNTTFIIGCDDARVDKALQLIKENCRKRDQMIAPVSPMGGNADSYVPYPVEVEVGGATVFILPVEQFHQF
- a CDS encoding YaaR family protein; protein product: MKINQDMRLLLEKRELQAIKGSQTSGSFKASMETQSGKMRLEQLTVMLSDIEVFGKKLTKSRNLKDLARFKGLVKRFVKETVDNGLNIETSRSFDIYGNTRTLALVKAIDEKLVELTEDMMNQEKPSLDLLERIGEIKGLLINLYT
- the holB gene encoding DNA polymerase III subunit delta', producing the protein MAISWDDMNDLQPRVMRLIFNSIDKDRLAHAYLFEGKKGTGKLDAAMLLAKSFFCLEAGVKPCESCQNCKRIESGNHPDLHLVQPDGQSIKKAQVQALQEEFTKAGVESHRKMYIILHADKMTVNAANSLLKFLEEPNRETMAILITEQSHKMLDTIISRCQMLSFQPLQPQSLEQQLLQEGVSQHLARLLSNLTNNLAEALELSRNDQFAESRAKVIKLYEVLHQRKEHAFFYIQDQWMPFFKEKDLQETGLDMLLFIYRDVLSIQIGNEDKVIYQDLFQTMKQHALHSTQQMVTNQILAVLEAKKRLQSNVNAQGLMEQLVLMLQEG